A single window of Rubripirellula lacrimiformis DNA harbors:
- a CDS encoding alkaline phosphatase D family protein — protein MTFRLCLLALVCLSANLESMAQTAHRDPIRLTHGPMLGVPTDSTVRVWARTSDAGEFEVHYGTAADKLNQISSPGTTSIDHDLTGWLTLTGLQADTRYHYQIWVNQRPHGLPGSFITLPSKEESRNAEYNPAGLFNFRFQIGSCANQNPLHGAGHRMTTYEHLNADWADKVHFHIMNGDWLYEELRTFPAEAWRLIQGVQENPKVVEVAPTIVGVWENYKLYLSRGVELAKWHRHVPSMFTFDDHELVNDIWGSGEAGKRHRRTVFRDIGTQGWFDYLGWANPMAFDHPVHFSTGAMKAGSDVLYDAEADFSAMPIHEMSNLHVHWGTPEAGVNDMVFDDDSGAANSYVYDIVEVIDPHRLRLHMPAKVDDESISYSIGRRSYGNYRVANCEFYILDTRGHRDMHDVSQRDKPGVSMLGQAQHDWLLKTMKVSDADFHFVISSVPFMIPHSGAGGFEADSANKEEAWTGFFDEREKLINAWDAMGKKVFVMTGDLHNSFAIKVTDNVWEFCCGPHNSVNHVPDLDESGRPATGKWKFGPREMDIRWSSYLLPDLPRMERMYPHYCVVQINNVFNMPQQLGGKRLVAFPHPQVIFQYFDGRTGELAYSETVSIDH, from the coding sequence ATGACGTTTCGACTTTGCCTGCTGGCCCTCGTGTGCCTTTCTGCCAATTTGGAAAGTATGGCGCAGACGGCCCACCGTGATCCCATCCGATTGACGCACGGTCCGATGTTAGGGGTCCCGACCGATAGCACGGTTCGGGTTTGGGCGCGGACATCCGATGCGGGCGAATTCGAGGTTCACTATGGAACCGCCGCTGACAAACTGAACCAGATCAGCTCGCCCGGCACGACGTCGATCGATCACGACCTTACCGGATGGTTGACTCTGACTGGGTTACAGGCCGACACCCGATACCACTATCAAATCTGGGTCAACCAGCGGCCGCATGGATTGCCCGGCAGTTTCATCACCCTGCCCAGCAAAGAAGAATCACGCAACGCCGAATACAACCCGGCGGGACTGTTCAATTTTCGATTCCAGATCGGGTCCTGTGCTAACCAAAACCCGCTGCATGGCGCCGGGCACCGGATGACCACCTACGAACACTTGAACGCCGACTGGGCGGACAAAGTCCACTTTCACATCATGAACGGCGATTGGCTGTACGAAGAACTTCGCACCTTCCCCGCCGAAGCATGGCGATTGATCCAAGGGGTCCAGGAAAACCCCAAAGTGGTCGAGGTTGCCCCCACCATTGTCGGCGTTTGGGAAAACTACAAATTGTATCTCAGCCGCGGCGTCGAACTGGCCAAATGGCATCGTCACGTGCCTAGCATGTTCACGTTCGATGACCATGAATTGGTGAACGACATCTGGGGATCCGGTGAAGCCGGGAAACGACATCGCCGAACGGTTTTCCGTGACATCGGAACTCAGGGTTGGTTCGACTACCTGGGCTGGGCAAACCCGATGGCGTTCGACCACCCAGTTCACTTCAGCACCGGCGCGATGAAGGCTGGCAGCGACGTCTTGTACGATGCCGAAGCCGATTTTTCCGCGATGCCGATTCATGAAATGTCGAACTTGCATGTCCACTGGGGCACGCCCGAAGCCGGCGTGAACGACATGGTTTTCGATGACGATTCCGGCGCCGCCAATTCCTATGTCTACGACATCGTCGAAGTGATCGACCCGCATCGTTTGCGACTGCACATGCCAGCCAAAGTAGATGACGAATCGATCAGCTATTCGATCGGTCGACGCAGCTATGGCAACTATCGTGTGGCGAATTGCGAGTTCTACATCCTTGATACTCGCGGCCACCGTGACATGCACGATGTGTCCCAGCGTGACAAACCGGGCGTTTCCATGCTCGGACAAGCTCAGCACGATTGGCTGCTAAAGACGATGAAGGTCAGCGACGCCGACTTTCACTTTGTGATTTCCTCGGTTCCCTTCATGATCCCCCACAGCGGGGCCGGCGGTTTCGAAGCCGATTCGGCCAACAAAGAAGAAGCCTGGACCGGTTTCTTTGACGAACGCGAAAAATTGATCAATGCGTGGGATGCGATGGGCAAAAAAGTGTTCGTGATGACGGGCGACCTGCACAATAGTTTTGCGATCAAGGTGACCGACAACGTGTGGGAGTTCTGCTGTGGGCCGCACAACAGCGTCAACCACGTCCCCGACCTGGACGAAAGCGGCCGACCGGCAACCGGCAAATGGAAGTTCGGTCCACGGGAAATGGACATCCGCTGGAGCAGCTATCTGTTGCCCGACCTGCCACGGATGGAACGCATGTACCCGCACTACTGTGTCGTGCAGATCAACAATGTGTTCAACATGCCGCAACAACTAGGCGGCAAACGGTTGGTGGCGTTCCCGCATCCCCAGGTCATCTTTCAATACTTTGACGGCCGCACCGGCGAACTGGCCTATTCCGAAACGGTCAGCATCGACCACTGA
- a CDS encoding NAD(P)H-dependent oxidoreductase subunit E, producing MIIPALYERQKKRGGYLTDADMNSVAEELGVPLHRIHSLVTFFPHFTTTPPPKVEVHVCRDMSCHLNGSVPMTGEVADWAKQKFGSDVHVSGVSCLGRCDRPPAVMINEQLIASTSAQDLKDAIDAVMDDRPPNLNSDWELAQAKVGQWDMDVYDGKGRYDMVRDYVSGGGDPDKVLSALEKAGLLGMGGAGGRAYLKWGDVMRAEGTTGEKFVVCNADESEPGTFKDREILLAAPHLTIEGMIIAALVTGATRGWIYIRHEYPEQIQKCREEIDRAVALGACGRNIFGSSRSFELDVFPSPGGYICGEQTALIEAMEDKRAEPRNRPPELMTNGLYDQPTLLSNVETFAWAPAILKDGGQWFADQGIKDGPLTKGSSERMTGKRLFSISGDLNRPGVYEVPTGTTLGQLIDDHCGGMKQGKSIAAVALSGPSGGLLPAKIPVQYLNRRFVEANVPADVKEIDIRDLPLDINVSRAVGYMLGAGIVIYGEGCNVLSEAVANSNFYRKESCGKCVPCRIGSEKITEMGKRLLDGDVDESELATMQPIAMQLSGVMQATSICGLGQVASNPFQTFLTYFPDAARAACKKKS from the coding sequence ATGATCATTCCGGCCCTTTATGAACGGCAAAAGAAACGTGGCGGCTACCTAACCGACGCTGATATGAATTCGGTGGCGGAAGAACTTGGCGTTCCGCTGCACCGGATCCATTCGCTGGTGACGTTCTTTCCACACTTCACCACCACGCCTCCGCCCAAGGTCGAAGTTCATGTCTGCCGCGACATGAGTTGTCACTTGAACGGATCGGTACCGATGACGGGCGAAGTTGCCGATTGGGCCAAACAGAAATTTGGATCCGACGTGCACGTATCGGGGGTCTCTTGCCTGGGACGATGCGATCGCCCACCGGCGGTGATGATCAACGAGCAACTGATCGCGTCCACGTCCGCCCAGGACTTGAAGGATGCGATCGACGCTGTGATGGACGACCGGCCACCCAATCTAAATAGCGACTGGGAACTGGCGCAGGCCAAAGTCGGCCAGTGGGACATGGATGTCTACGACGGCAAAGGTCGCTACGACATGGTCCGTGACTATGTCAGTGGTGGCGGTGATCCCGACAAGGTTTTGTCGGCACTCGAAAAAGCAGGGCTACTAGGGATGGGCGGTGCCGGTGGTCGTGCCTATCTGAAATGGGGCGACGTGATGCGTGCCGAGGGCACGACGGGTGAAAAATTTGTCGTGTGCAACGCCGATGAAAGTGAGCCCGGTACGTTTAAAGATCGCGAGATCCTGCTTGCCGCACCCCACCTGACGATCGAAGGGATGATCATCGCGGCGCTGGTCACCGGTGCGACGCGAGGCTGGATCTACATTCGCCACGAGTATCCCGAACAGATCCAGAAGTGCCGCGAAGAAATCGACCGTGCCGTCGCATTGGGGGCCTGCGGTCGCAATATCTTCGGCAGCAGTCGCTCCTTCGAATTGGACGTCTTCCCCAGCCCCGGTGGTTACATCTGTGGCGAACAAACGGCGCTGATCGAAGCGATGGAAGACAAACGGGCCGAGCCCCGGAACCGCCCGCCCGAATTGATGACCAACGGTTTGTACGATCAACCGACGCTGCTATCCAATGTCGAAACCTTCGCCTGGGCACCGGCGATCCTGAAAGACGGCGGCCAGTGGTTTGCCGATCAAGGCATCAAAGACGGCCCGTTGACGAAGGGATCCAGCGAACGGATGACCGGGAAACGGTTGTTTTCGATCAGCGGTGATTTGAATCGACCGGGTGTCTATGAAGTTCCGACCGGGACGACGCTGGGGCAATTGATCGATGACCACTGCGGTGGCATGAAACAGGGCAAATCGATTGCGGCCGTTGCACTCTCGGGGCCGTCCGGTGGTCTGCTGCCAGCAAAGATTCCCGTCCAATATCTCAATCGCCGTTTCGTCGAAGCAAACGTTCCGGCCGACGTCAAGGAAATCGACATCCGCGACCTGCCACTGGACATCAATGTCTCCCGTGCGGTCGGATACATGTTGGGCGCTGGGATCGTCATCTATGGCGAAGGTTGCAACGTGCTGTCCGAAGCCGTCGCGAACAGCAACTTCTATCGCAAGGAATCTTGTGGGAAGTGTGTCCCCTGTCGCATCGGGTCGGAAAAAATCACCGAGATGGGCAAACGACTGCTCGACGGTGACGTCGACGAATCCGAACTGGCGACGATGCAGCCGATTGCGATGCAGTTAAGCGGTGTGATGCAGGCGACCAGCATTTGCGGGCTGGGGCAAGTCGCCAGCAACCCGTTCCAGACCTTTCTGACGTATTTCCCCGATGCCGCTCGGGCGGCGTGCAAGAAAAAGTCCTAG
- a CDS encoding cytochrome c3 family protein, whose product MGQTPNHRSDWAAGLMGKATDRTAMNRIVTARMTAPLACAATALAVALALSSPVSVSAQDSGPTLEQRLSDPVYLTWITSAKVEGCVSCHFRGPTDEELIAGLFVDFARRIEMDRWLTNDKHTIARRRIEPFADQQSEDELMKLMARVKRQQGVAIEALQRNNRPVDLSQIGFTKVPEQWIGESNILSRRICDKLWGSGSVKTEAGYQKFRDQCLTCHGGYQKGDQGFDLSSHDDSQLGIDCLYCHQIGDNQKWVSDHASLTTASEWRMLPPDQKTAAGMRDLVDTSNQAQLCFDCHVGNRSKNMFVTHEMYAAGHPPIPSIELQAFCKEMPQHWQTPSELSSSLKDSAGRDEYFRTNYPGLTQTVDADKIFWNTRKMLVGALVARAQALDLYIESANSHQWADYSLYDCAACHHELASNSDRQRRGFPGAPGRPRENEWPDTLLALALQFYGYAAGTKEPVNEVRANQNQLTGLFADRPFGDPDRVSGVAEQLRRQIAVAIEQVERKPVTERIAKQMLLGLTRTPKQRMLTYDSARQVVWAVQTIADELRSEGSPLDPAIEKQIADLGVASVTGVEAALPSGREQFIYPKALEADLVHRAAFEPDRLVQALTRIRNQLVAQSDQQSTERTVPVALSRVSSESADPTRSDLRRDR is encoded by the coding sequence ATGGGACAGACACCAAACCACCGCTCCGATTGGGCCGCCGGCTTGATGGGAAAGGCAACCGATCGAACCGCCATGAATCGGATCGTGACCGCTCGAATGACGGCGCCGTTGGCGTGCGCCGCGACTGCCTTGGCCGTTGCTTTGGCCCTATCCAGCCCCGTGTCGGTTTCGGCCCAAGATTCCGGGCCGACGTTGGAACAGCGGCTAAGCGACCCGGTCTATTTGACATGGATCACCTCCGCCAAAGTCGAAGGTTGTGTCAGTTGCCATTTCCGGGGGCCCACGGACGAGGAACTGATCGCCGGATTGTTTGTCGACTTTGCGCGTCGTATCGAAATGGATCGATGGCTGACCAACGACAAGCACACGATCGCCCGCCGTCGAATCGAGCCCTTCGCGGACCAGCAAAGCGAAGACGAACTGATGAAATTGATGGCTCGGGTCAAACGCCAACAAGGCGTCGCGATCGAAGCGTTGCAAAGAAACAATCGCCCGGTCGATCTCAGCCAGATCGGATTCACCAAGGTCCCGGAACAATGGATCGGTGAGAGCAACATTCTTAGCCGCAGAATCTGCGACAAGCTGTGGGGTTCGGGAAGCGTCAAGACAGAGGCGGGTTACCAAAAGTTCCGCGACCAGTGTTTGACCTGTCACGGCGGCTACCAGAAGGGCGACCAAGGCTTTGATCTGTCGTCCCACGACGATTCACAACTGGGCATCGATTGTTTGTACTGCCACCAAATCGGTGACAATCAAAAATGGGTCAGCGATCACGCCTCGCTGACGACGGCGTCTGAGTGGCGAATGCTGCCGCCTGATCAAAAAACCGCGGCCGGCATGCGAGATCTTGTCGACACATCCAACCAAGCACAACTCTGTTTCGATTGTCACGTCGGCAATCGATCCAAGAACATGTTTGTGACCCACGAAATGTACGCCGCCGGACATCCACCGATTCCGTCGATCGAACTGCAGGCGTTCTGTAAAGAGATGCCACAACACTGGCAGACCCCATCGGAATTGTCGTCTTCGCTGAAAGATTCCGCCGGGCGCGACGAGTACTTCCGCACCAACTATCCGGGACTGACCCAGACGGTTGATGCCGACAAAATTTTCTGGAACACACGCAAGATGTTGGTCGGCGCCTTGGTCGCCCGTGCCCAGGCATTGGACCTGTACATCGAATCGGCGAACTCGCACCAGTGGGCAGACTATTCGCTGTACGATTGCGCGGCCTGCCATCATGAATTGGCCAGCAACAGCGACCGCCAGCGGCGTGGGTTTCCGGGCGCCCCCGGACGTCCCCGCGAAAACGAATGGCCCGACACACTGCTGGCCCTGGCTCTTCAGTTCTATGGTTACGCGGCCGGAACGAAGGAACCTGTCAACGAAGTGCGTGCCAACCAGAACCAATTGACCGGGCTGTTCGCGGACCGCCCCTTCGGCGATCCAGATCGGGTCAGCGGTGTGGCGGAACAACTTCGCCGTCAGATCGCAGTGGCCATCGAGCAAGTCGAACGAAAACCGGTCACCGAGCGGATCGCCAAACAAATGTTGCTGGGACTGACTCGAACACCCAAGCAACGGATGCTGACTTACGATTCCGCACGCCAAGTCGTGTGGGCTGTGCAAACGATCGCAGACGAATTGCGCAGCGAAGGTTCGCCACTGGATCCAGCGATCGAGAAACAGATCGCTGACCTGGGTGTCGCATCCGTGACCGGAGTGGAAGCGGCGCTGCCGTCCGGACGCGAACAGTTCATCTACCCCAAAGCATTGGAAGCCGATTTGGTTCACCGAGCTGCGTTCGAACCCGATCGACTGGTCCAAGCATTGACGCGTATTCGCAACCAATTGGTTGCCCAATCCGACCAGCAATCGACCGAGAGAACGGTCCCGGTTGCGTTGAGCCGAGTGTCAAGCGAATCCGCCGATCCAACCCGATCCGATCTCAGGCGAGATCGGTGA
- a CDS encoding ankyrin repeat domain-containing protein has protein sequence MNRNSANQLPGVRKLTISIWTNIVMVVALTAGCGGSVSPTADSSATPDAARETSKPSADEVDVKSADHDHQQDHDHGDASEDAASDAGSPKSTSDSSTVQYSGEAFRVAAHDGNIDIVRRALSSGMDVNSADPDRKYTALLMAAYNGHANVVKLLLEKGAAVDARDFEGKTPLMHASSGPYVETVQTLIEAGANVNATETTEGFTALMTAAALGEAEVVQALLAAGADASVVDADNDTAKDHANNAGKTAVADLLP, from the coding sequence ATGAATAGAAACTCTGCAAATCAACTGCCCGGGGTCCGCAAGTTGACGATTAGCATCTGGACCAACATTGTCATGGTTGTCGCGCTGACGGCCGGTTGTGGCGGATCGGTGTCGCCCACTGCGGACAGCTCCGCAACGCCCGATGCTGCCAGAGAGACGTCGAAGCCATCGGCTGACGAAGTGGATGTCAAGTCCGCCGACCATGATCACCAGCAGGATCACGACCATGGCGATGCCAGCGAAGATGCCGCATCGGACGCCGGCAGTCCGAAATCGACCAGCGATTCGTCCACGGTCCAGTACAGCGGCGAAGCATTCCGGGTCGCCGCCCACGACGGAAACATCGACATCGTCCGCCGGGCTCTTTCCTCGGGCATGGATGTCAATTCGGCCGATCCCGATCGCAAGTACACGGCGCTGCTAATGGCGGCCTACAACGGCCACGCCAACGTCGTCAAACTGCTGTTGGAAAAAGGAGCCGCCGTTGACGCACGAGATTTCGAGGGCAAAACGCCTCTGATGCACGCATCGTCGGGACCCTACGTGGAAACCGTCCAAACGCTGATCGAAGCGGGAGCCAACGTGAACGCCACCGAAACGACCGAAGGATTCACGGCCCTGATGACGGCCGCGGCGCTCGGTGAAGCCGAAGTGGTCCAAGCACTGTTGGCCGCCGGCGCGGACGCATCGGTTGTCGATGCCGACAATGACACGGCCAAGGATCATGCCAACAATGCGGGGAAAACCGCGGTTGCCGATCTGCTGCCGTAG
- a CDS encoding cytochrome c3 family protein, producing the protein MARETGKQRSQRIQIDYFRRRGGLQTFRTVCIAIGLVGAGLYAAFVLAWGGGSQVSTGQIARPHAAFQNDCQLCHEDFTPMDSEAIQLDLTMVGVKREASIGRLEAACQACHQVGDHYRNAMTSSFRLQDQNCGACHSDHQGLGHDLSAVANQKCAVCHAKLADTCKAAPTIKPDVASFTKASHGDFASLMTDDIGTIKFDHHQHLMPGQVDDGQKGAFTIEMLDAALRPRYRKTGQSDSDAVQLDCASCHTYAGNPDDLARYPERSLIADHELGRYMAPVSYRQHCAACHAMNPGIATADTTPIPHAVAWSQVDLLIAADIVGVRSTGQARGAGDDTQSTPQPGEGIGSRIDRDEAISAKLVAARKQIESQCLKCHDDASISDTAITAALDGTAAPMIPPRWLMHGLYDHAAHRDIDCRYCHQAAYPVAGSPPRPAIDHTIVMISGIESCDGCHRSATTPTPASLANPSVANMLRGQSTWAADDCTMCHRYHTSGAPANQTESANLNESAISDLGNEASVHADIHADLRDAISAVSAGATP; encoded by the coding sequence ATGGCTCGCGAAACCGGCAAGCAACGATCTCAACGAATCCAAATCGACTATTTTCGTCGCCGCGGTGGTCTGCAGACCTTTCGCACGGTCTGCATTGCGATCGGACTTGTCGGTGCGGGGCTGTACGCTGCCTTTGTCCTAGCCTGGGGCGGCGGTTCGCAGGTTTCGACCGGCCAAATCGCTCGTCCACACGCCGCGTTTCAAAACGATTGCCAACTGTGCCACGAAGATTTTACGCCCATGGATTCCGAGGCGATCCAGCTTGACCTGACGATGGTCGGTGTCAAACGCGAAGCATCGATCGGACGTTTGGAAGCGGCTTGCCAGGCCTGTCACCAAGTGGGCGACCACTATCGCAATGCGATGACATCATCGTTCCGGCTGCAAGACCAAAACTGCGGTGCCTGTCATTCGGACCATCAAGGTTTAGGACATGATCTTAGCGCGGTCGCCAACCAAAAATGTGCGGTCTGTCACGCCAAGCTCGCTGACACCTGCAAGGCAGCCCCGACCATCAAACCGGATGTGGCATCGTTCACCAAAGCTAGCCACGGGGACTTTGCGTCCCTGATGACTGATGACATTGGAACGATCAAGTTTGATCACCACCAACACCTGATGCCCGGTCAAGTCGACGATGGTCAAAAGGGGGCGTTTACCATTGAAATGTTGGACGCCGCGCTACGTCCGCGATACCGGAAAACGGGCCAGTCGGATTCCGATGCGGTGCAACTGGACTGCGCCAGCTGCCACACCTATGCCGGCAATCCCGACGATCTGGCGCGTTACCCTGAACGATCCTTGATCGCTGATCACGAATTGGGACGCTACATGGCGCCCGTTTCGTATCGCCAGCACTGTGCGGCTTGTCATGCGATGAACCCAGGCATCGCGACCGCCGACACGACTCCCATTCCCCATGCGGTTGCATGGTCCCAAGTGGATCTGCTGATCGCGGCCGACATCGTTGGCGTGCGATCAACCGGCCAAGCGCGCGGCGCCGGGGATGACACACAATCCACCCCGCAGCCGGGCGAAGGGATCGGCAGCCGGATCGACCGCGACGAAGCTATCTCGGCGAAGTTGGTTGCTGCTAGAAAACAGATCGAATCTCAATGTCTGAAATGCCATGACGATGCGTCGATCAGTGACACGGCGATCACTGCGGCATTGGATGGCACTGCCGCTCCGATGATTCCGCCTCGCTGGTTGATGCATGGGCTGTATGATCACGCCGCCCACCGTGACATCGATTGCCGATACTGTCACCAAGCTGCCTACCCGGTCGCCGGATCGCCCCCCCGACCAGCGATCGATCATACGATTGTGATGATCTCGGGGATCGAAAGTTGCGACGGTTGCCATCGCTCGGCAACGACCCCGACGCCCGCTTCGTTAGCCAACCCAAGTGTTGCCAACATGCTGCGCGGACAATCCACTTGGGCGGCCGACGATTGCACGATGTGCCATCGATATCACACCTCGGGTGCGCCGGCCAACCAGACCGAATCAGCCAACCTGAACGAATCGGCGATCAGTGATCTCGGCAACGAGGCCAGCGTCCACGCTGATATCCACGCTGATTTGCGAGACGCCATTTCCGCGGTCTCTGCGGGGGCGACGCCATGA
- a CDS encoding cytochrome c family protein — MKPFPSPPLLVVGWWGAGILAIALWTSTTNAAEPIRWVGSDSCATSTCHGNVEGRGPAWNHAMSTWMANDPHAGAGDVLRSQLSRRIVSRLNPAASQSPDELDRTLRKRCISCHLTATPQDCDDDALLPPDFVAAGVSCEACHGPAGQWLTAHTGRDWVGDSRFSNGLGMRDTESIIGRSDTCVRCHIGSRSEDSMVRDMNHDLIAAGHPALRFDLLIYNQNLPPHWDPQGEPERPFMESPMRVRSVSRAINLATAATLSAQRATAFVADHSVPWPEFADYDCFACHQSLSIEEFKLPPRDRTKSPLHVSDGLPVWNSWHTVRQLELRDSPDLLQKLSPHQSDPPQIAKSGLSLAQKYRQVAKSKLTETAKPYDSIRDVLRLIRTRQPVDWHEAAILYLDLDAAGRQIASQDDSADAGREILLGLEDVERMLRFDPDRSVDQPSVIHSPAAFDPAMFGPTLDKIFTDKLPTNLESP, encoded by the coding sequence GTGAAACCATTTCCATCGCCGCCGTTGCTGGTTGTCGGTTGGTGGGGCGCCGGGATTCTGGCGATCGCGTTGTGGACATCCACGACAAATGCCGCGGAACCGATCCGATGGGTGGGCAGCGATTCCTGTGCTACGTCGACATGCCACGGCAACGTCGAGGGCCGTGGCCCGGCATGGAACCATGCGATGTCGACTTGGATGGCCAACGATCCGCATGCCGGCGCAGGCGACGTGCTGCGAAGCCAACTCTCACGCCGAATCGTGTCCCGGCTGAACCCGGCCGCGTCGCAGTCGCCGGATGAATTGGATCGCACACTTCGAAAACGTTGCATCAGTTGCCATTTGACCGCGACCCCCCAGGACTGTGACGATGACGCCCTACTGCCGCCCGACTTTGTGGCGGCCGGCGTATCCTGCGAAGCCTGTCACGGACCGGCCGGGCAATGGTTGACGGCGCACACGGGCCGTGACTGGGTGGGGGATTCTCGATTCAGCAATGGGCTGGGAATGCGAGACACCGAGTCGATCATCGGTCGGTCGGACACGTGTGTTCGTTGTCACATCGGTTCGCGCAGCGAAGATTCGATGGTCCGCGACATGAACCACGATTTGATCGCCGCCGGTCATCCCGCGCTGCGGTTTGATCTGCTGATTTACAACCAAAATCTGCCACCGCACTGGGATCCCCAAGGGGAACCCGAGCGACCGTTCATGGAATCGCCGATGCGAGTTCGATCGGTCAGCCGTGCAATCAATTTGGCCACCGCCGCAACGTTGTCGGCACAGCGGGCCACCGCTTTCGTTGCCGACCACAGCGTGCCATGGCCAGAGTTCGCTGATTACGACTGCTTTGCCTGTCACCAATCACTTTCGATCGAAGAATTCAAATTGCCGCCACGTGATCGGACCAAGTCGCCACTGCATGTCAGCGACGGTTTGCCGGTTTGGAATTCATGGCACACCGTCCGGCAACTGGAACTTCGCGATTCACCTGACTTGCTACAGAAACTTTCGCCGCATCAAAGTGATCCACCGCAGATTGCCAAAAGTGGTCTTTCCTTGGCTCAAAAGTATCGCCAAGTTGCCAAGTCCAAGCTGACCGAGACCGCCAAGCCCTATGATTCGATACGCGATGTCCTGCGATTGATACGGACTCGGCAACCCGTGGATTGGCACGAAGCGGCGATTTTGTATTTGGATCTCGACGCGGCAGGGCGTCAAATCGCATCCCAAGATGATAGCGCTGATGCCGGCCGCGAAATCCTGTTGGGATTAGAGGATGTGGAACGCATGCTTCGGTTCGACCCCGATCGGAGCGTCGACCAACCGTCCGTGATCCATTCACCGGCGGCCTTTGATCCCGCCATGTTCGGCCCCACGCTGGACAAGATTTTTACCGACAAGCTGCCCACCAACCTTGAATCGCCATGA